One region of Thiorhodovibrio frisius genomic DNA includes:
- a CDS encoding isochorismate synthase, which translates to MSAGYNGGDILPFTQSLLPADGYSCVESFQLNTDNARPAPSHLASTTEGVHADWTPSARDVIKTLRDRLAAEMARLPLGRHEATANALTSLILPLPQRPTAIAQLPGAQFQFLHPQGESLRAGYGQALHWEAQGPQRLSELARITHDWPHCWEQLDPGATGLKAFAMLGFAAAPNPVTHPITPPVPPENANDDLPNALLWVPDIALRQTAEQAALIFTAPQRQTRTFVQARWHALLEALIPRLFPPPRRPALVTRVLGDSAEPEATEWTRLVELALARIQAGDLQKVVLSRRLKVSGSRSFDIARLLDVLAAVFPSCQIINLRHHGSSFVAATPERLLHLRNGRLAVDAIAGTTEHCDCEDRNLALGQELLRSEKNLREHGFVVDAVARALTPFCRSIHVPTQPELMRLRNAQHLWSPITAEIDPGTDFFDLADRLHPTPATNGQPRLAAHHWLREHEPFSRGWYTGAAGFIEPGTGGELWVLLRCARIRGKAAELHAGAGIVAGSDPQAEWEETEAKLAAMLTALRFA; encoded by the coding sequence ATGTCCGCCGGGTATAATGGCGGCGATATCCTGCCATTCACTCAATCCCTGCTACCAGCCGACGGTTATTCTTGCGTGGAATCCTTTCAGCTCAACACCGATAACGCCCGCCCGGCACCCAGCCATCTGGCTTCGACGACCGAGGGCGTTCACGCTGACTGGACACCCTCGGCCAGAGACGTCATCAAGACGCTGCGGGACCGGCTGGCGGCAGAGATGGCCCGCCTGCCGCTCGGGCGGCATGAGGCGACCGCCAATGCGTTGACCTCGCTCATTCTCCCGCTGCCACAGCGCCCTACCGCCATAGCCCAACTACCGGGGGCGCAGTTTCAGTTCCTGCATCCCCAAGGTGAGAGTCTGCGCGCCGGCTATGGCCAGGCATTGCACTGGGAGGCACAGGGACCACAACGCCTGTCCGAGCTGGCTCGGATCACGCACGACTGGCCGCATTGCTGGGAGCAACTCGACCCTGGCGCGACAGGTCTCAAGGCTTTTGCCATGCTCGGCTTTGCCGCCGCCCCCAACCCTGTCACGCACCCCATCACGCCGCCCGTCCCGCCTGAAAACGCTAACGATGACCTGCCCAATGCGCTACTGTGGGTGCCAGATATTGCTCTGCGCCAAACCGCAGAACAGGCGGCGCTGATTTTCACGGCACCGCAGAGGCAAACGCGCACGTTCGTCCAGGCACGCTGGCATGCATTGCTTGAAGCACTCATCCCGCGCCTGTTCCCCCCGCCGCGCCGCCCGGCGCTGGTCACACGCGTACTGGGCGATAGCGCCGAACCAGAAGCGACCGAATGGACCCGTCTGGTCGAGCTTGCGCTAGCGCGCATCCAGGCCGGCGATTTGCAGAAGGTGGTCCTGTCGCGCCGGCTAAAGGTAAGCGGCAGCCGGTCTTTTGATATCGCACGGCTGCTCGATGTGCTAGCGGCTGTGTTTCCCTCCTGTCAAATCATCAATCTGCGCCACCACGGCAGCAGCTTTGTTGCCGCCACGCCAGAACGTCTGCTGCATCTGCGCAACGGGCGCCTTGCGGTCGATGCCATTGCCGGCACCACCGAACACTGCGATTGCGAGGACCGCAACCTGGCGCTGGGCCAAGAATTACTGCGCTCGGAGAAAAACCTGCGCGAACATGGCTTTGTCGTCGATGCCGTCGCCCGGGCGCTGACCCCCTTCTGCCGATCAATCCATGTCCCCACGCAGCCCGAGCTCATGCGACTGCGCAACGCGCAGCATCTGTGGAGCCCCATTACCGCTGAAATCGACCCCGGCACGGATTTCTTTGACCTCGCTGATCGGCTCCACCCGACACCCGCCACAAACGGTCAGCCCCGGCTTGCAGCGCACCACTGGCTACGCGAGCACGAGCCTTTCTCTCGCGGCTGGTATACCGGAGCGGCCGGCTTCATTGAGCCCGGCACCGGCGGCGAACTCTGGGTGCTACTGCGCTGCGCGCGCATCCGTGGCAAAGCGGCCGAGCTTCATGCGGGCGCGGGCATTGTCGCCGGTTCCGACCCGCAGGCGGAATGGGAGGAGACCGAGGCCAAACTCGCGGCCATGCTGACGGCCCTACGCTTCGCGTGA
- the menD gene encoding 2-succinyl-5-enolpyruvyl-6-hydroxy-3-cyclohexene-1-carboxylic-acid synthase, translating to MSTNSAPWNQDIGCLNLRWSQALLDGLIQGGLRRLVLSPGSRSTPVVLAAQRRSELLLTPILDERSAAFFALGLARASAEPVALLATSGSAPAHWYPAVIEAAHWGLPLLLLSADRPPLLRHTGANQTIDQTRLFGPFVHEFHDPGRPSADASSLKALRNLGLRAALRSQEPTKGPIQINLPFDEPLVPAGDCPPWEPLSTSTQFPARTVTADTAWPSSWPSAGAGDQTSLKLPSGKGLIVCGPASAASAEEANAIVSGAVRLGLPLLADPLSGLRFAHPSDGGTQFFVSRHYDALLRNTDTAALLKPDWVLRLGLACVSKTLGQWLTDVPTWLVTNGERWCDPSHDACGLIQATPKTLASTLANLFGTSAPPADWWERWRNAEQATRALADRHLQDGPWCEAQLIQQLLQAIPPGEGLLCANSLPIRQLDTWSYPRQQPVWVFGNRGVSGIDGQLSTLAGLNAAGTPTWGLLGDLSFCHDLSGLLLIGELKRPVIVINNGGGRIFDYLPQHGLPEFERYWRTPVTPDLAELARPFGLRHQRVRDSQGFAAALNSTAEACLIEVLIDAEQSRQFHLAFWQAVARTALSS from the coding sequence GTGAGCACCAATTCGGCGCCTTGGAACCAAGACATCGGCTGCCTCAATCTGCGCTGGTCGCAGGCGTTGCTCGATGGGCTGATTCAGGGTGGGCTGCGGCGGCTGGTGCTGTCGCCCGGTTCGCGCTCCACCCCGGTGGTGCTGGCCGCACAGAGACGCTCTGAACTACTTCTAACACCCATTCTGGATGAGCGCAGCGCAGCCTTTTTCGCGCTCGGCCTCGCGCGTGCCAGCGCCGAACCTGTTGCTTTGCTTGCCACCTCGGGCAGCGCGCCAGCGCACTGGTATCCGGCGGTCATTGAGGCCGCCCACTGGGGGCTGCCGCTGCTGCTGCTCTCAGCCGACCGCCCGCCGCTATTGCGCCACACGGGCGCCAACCAGACCATCGACCAGACGCGCCTGTTTGGCCCCTTTGTGCACGAGTTTCATGATCCCGGCCGGCCAAGTGCCGATGCCAGCAGCCTGAAGGCGCTGCGCAACCTGGGTTTGCGCGCTGCTCTGCGCAGCCAGGAGCCGACAAAAGGCCCAATACAGATTAATCTGCCGTTCGATGAACCACTGGTGCCGGCGGGTGACTGTCCACCCTGGGAGCCTCTGTCAACAAGCACGCAATTCCCTGCCCGCACGGTCACCGCCGATACCGCCTGGCCATCCTCTTGGCCGAGTGCCGGCGCTGGAGATCAGACAAGTCTCAAACTGCCATCGGGCAAGGGGCTGATCGTCTGTGGACCTGCCAGCGCGGCCAGTGCCGAGGAGGCCAATGCCATTGTGTCGGGCGCCGTGCGGCTTGGTCTGCCCCTGCTGGCCGATCCGCTCTCGGGCCTGCGCTTTGCGCATCCGTCGGATGGGGGCACGCAATTCTTCGTCAGTCGTCATTACGACGCCCTGCTGCGCAATACAGATACCGCCGCCTTGCTAAAACCCGATTGGGTATTGCGCCTTGGGCTCGCTTGCGTCTCCAAAACCCTCGGTCAATGGCTCACGGATGTACCGACCTGGCTGGTCACGAATGGCGAGCGCTGGTGCGATCCGAGCCATGACGCCTGCGGACTGATCCAGGCAACACCAAAAACACTGGCTAGCACTCTGGCCAATCTGTTTGGCACCAGCGCCCCCCCTGCCGACTGGTGGGAGCGCTGGCGAAATGCCGAACAAGCTACCCGCGCACTTGCCGATAGGCATTTGCAAGACGGCCCCTGGTGCGAAGCCCAATTGATACAGCAATTGCTGCAAGCCATTCCGCCCGGCGAGGGTCTGCTGTGCGCCAATTCCCTGCCAATCCGCCAGCTCGATACCTGGTCCTACCCACGCCAGCAGCCGGTTTGGGTGTTCGGCAATCGCGGCGTCAGCGGCATCGACGGCCAGCTCTCGACCCTGGCTGGGTTGAATGCCGCCGGCACGCCCACTTGGGGGCTCCTCGGCGACCTGTCCTTCTGCCATGATCTGAGCGGACTGCTGCTGATCGGCGAGCTGAAACGTCCGGTGATTGTCATCAACAACGGCGGCGGGCGTATTTTCGACTACTTGCCCCAGCACGGCTTACCAGAGTTCGAGCGCTACTGGCGCACCCCGGTGACACCAGACCTGGCCGAGCTGGCCCGCCCCTTCGGCCTGCGCCACCAGCGAGTCCGGGACAGTCAAGGCTTTGCCGCAGCCCTAAACTCCACTGCCGAAGCTTGTCTGATTGAAGTCCTGATCGACGCGGAGCAAAGCCGCCAGTTTCATCTTGCATTCTGGCAAGCGGTGGCGCGGACAGCTCTCAGCAGTTAG
- the menB gene encoding 1,4-dihydroxy-2-naphthoyl-CoA synthase: MLYHQAEGIAKLTINRPEVRNAFRPETVRELIDAFHRAHHDPAIGVIILTGAGELAFCSGGDQRIRGEGGYRDNSGAEHLNVLDLQRQIRTLPKPVVAMVAGYAIGGGHVLHLVCDLTIAAENARFGQTGPKVGSFDAGFGAGLMARNVGIKKAKEIWFLCRQYDAHEALAMGLVNAVVPLGELEAVTLEWCRQMLRHSPTALRVLKAAFNADTDGLAGIQELAGNATGLYYQTPEAQEGRNAYLEKRPPDFSRFPRRA; encoded by the coding sequence ATCCTCTACCACCAGGCCGAGGGCATCGCCAAGCTGACCATCAACCGGCCCGAGGTGCGCAACGCCTTTCGGCCCGAGACCGTCCGCGAGTTGATCGATGCCTTTCACCGCGCCCATCATGACCCGGCCATTGGCGTCATCATCCTGACTGGCGCGGGGGAACTGGCATTTTGCTCAGGCGGCGATCAGCGCATTCGCGGCGAGGGTGGCTATCGCGACAACAGCGGAGCCGAACACTTAAACGTGCTTGATCTACAGCGCCAGATCCGCACCCTGCCCAAGCCGGTGGTGGCCATGGTGGCCGGTTATGCCATCGGCGGTGGTCACGTCCTGCACCTGGTCTGTGATCTAACCATTGCTGCTGAAAATGCCCGCTTCGGGCAGACCGGGCCCAAGGTCGGCTCCTTCGATGCGGGCTTTGGCGCCGGACTGATGGCGCGCAATGTTGGCATCAAGAAAGCAAAGGAAATCTGGTTTCTGTGTCGCCAGTACGACGCGCACGAGGCTCTGGCCATGGGGCTGGTGAATGCCGTCGTGCCGCTAGGCGAGCTTGAAGCCGTCACTCTCGAGTGGTGCCGGCAGATGCTGCGCCATTCGCCGACCGCGCTGCGGGTGCTCAAGGCCGCTTTCAACGCCGACACCGATGGCCTGGCCGGTATTCAGGAACTGGCCGGCAATGCCACCGGACTCTACTATCAAACGCCCGAGGCGCAGGAAGGCCGCAATGCCTACCT